A genomic segment from Micromonospora echinaurantiaca encodes:
- a CDS encoding MurR/RpiR family transcriptional regulator translates to MAKSPKISASHEPGGLIVHISGLLPSLSPAEQRVARLVVADPADAARRTITDLATAAETSEATVIRFCRSVGMDGYPQLRIRLAAEAARRVEPPDARVVGGDIPPGADLAQIIATIAFNDARAVEETAEQLDPAVCEQVVDAIVNAGRIDVYGAGASGFVASDFQQKLHRIGRTAFYFPDVHTALTSAALLGRGDVAVGISHTGTTSDVVEVLEQARARGAATVALTNFPRSPITEVADFVLTTAARETTYRSGAMASRLAQLTVVDCLFVGVAARNRARARKALEATAEAVQSHRVGSGRRRA, encoded by the coding sequence GTGGCGAAGAGTCCGAAGATTTCTGCGAGTCACGAGCCGGGTGGGCTGATCGTCCACATCAGCGGCCTGCTCCCCTCGCTGTCCCCGGCCGAGCAGCGGGTCGCCCGGTTGGTCGTCGCCGACCCGGCCGACGCCGCCCGCCGGACGATCACCGACCTCGCCACCGCCGCCGAGACGTCCGAGGCGACCGTCATCCGGTTCTGCCGGTCGGTCGGCATGGACGGCTACCCCCAGTTGCGGATCCGGCTGGCCGCCGAGGCCGCCCGCCGGGTCGAGCCGCCGGACGCCCGGGTCGTCGGCGGCGACATCCCACCCGGCGCCGACCTCGCCCAGATCATCGCGACCATCGCGTTCAACGACGCCCGGGCCGTCGAGGAGACGGCCGAGCAGCTCGACCCGGCGGTCTGCGAGCAGGTCGTGGACGCGATCGTCAACGCCGGCCGGATCGACGTCTACGGCGCGGGCGCGAGCGGCTTCGTCGCCTCCGACTTCCAACAGAAGCTGCACCGGATCGGCCGCACCGCCTTCTACTTCCCGGACGTGCACACCGCGCTGACCTCGGCCGCGCTGCTCGGCCGGGGTGACGTCGCGGTCGGCATCTCGCACACCGGCACCACCTCCGACGTGGTGGAGGTGCTGGAGCAGGCGCGCGCCCGGGGCGCGGCGACGGTGGCCCTGACCAACTTCCCGCGCTCGCCGATCACCGAGGTCGCCGACTTCGTGCTCACCACGGCGGCCCGCGAGACCACCTACCGGTCCGGCGCCATGGCCAGCCGGCTGGCCCAGCTCACCGTGGTCGACTGTCTCTTCGTCGGGGTGGCGGCGCGCAACCGCGCCCGGGCCAGGAAGGCCCTCGAGGCGACCGCCGAGGCCGTCCAGTCGCACCGGGTGGGCTCGGGCCGGAGGCGGGCATGA
- a CDS encoding N-acetylmuramic acid 6-phosphate etherase codes for MTAVEPDEQAPSMAAGPAIRVGAPTEGRNPLSIDLDLMSTREMLSVINEADRRVPGAVAAVLDEIAETVDLAATALRGGHRVHYFGAGTSGRLGVLDVAELAPTFNSPRHWFCAHLAGGPDAMWQAVENVEDDDRAGAAEAADCVRSGDVVVGLAASGRTPYVLGALAASRAAGAATVLVCANPEAEAARSVDVFIGVDTGPEVITGSTRMKAGTAQKLVLNTFSTAVMVRLGRVYSNLMIDMVATNAKLRGRMISILVEATGCAEEICRRALDEADGDLKTALVSLVSGAEVSVARAALARSADQVRGALALLAS; via the coding sequence ATGACGGCGGTGGAGCCGGACGAGCAGGCGCCTTCCATGGCGGCCGGGCCGGCGATCCGGGTCGGCGCGCCCACCGAAGGTCGCAACCCGCTCAGCATCGACCTCGACCTGATGTCGACCCGCGAGATGCTGTCGGTGATCAACGAGGCGGACCGGCGGGTGCCGGGCGCGGTCGCCGCCGTCCTCGACGAGATCGCCGAGACGGTCGACCTCGCGGCGACCGCCCTGCGCGGCGGGCACCGGGTGCACTACTTCGGCGCCGGCACGTCCGGCCGGCTGGGCGTGCTCGACGTCGCCGAACTCGCCCCGACCTTCAACTCCCCGCGCCACTGGTTCTGCGCCCACCTGGCCGGCGGCCCGGACGCCATGTGGCAGGCGGTGGAGAACGTCGAGGACGACGATCGGGCCGGCGCGGCCGAGGCGGCCGACTGCGTCCGTTCCGGTGACGTGGTGGTCGGCCTGGCCGCGAGCGGGCGCACCCCGTACGTCCTCGGGGCGCTCGCCGCGTCCCGGGCCGCCGGGGCCGCGACGGTGCTGGTCTGCGCGAACCCGGAGGCGGAGGCCGCCCGGTCGGTCGACGTCTTCATCGGCGTGGACACCGGCCCCGAGGTGATCACCGGGTCGACCCGGATGAAGGCGGGCACCGCGCAGAAGCTGGTGCTCAACACGTTCTCCACCGCTGTGATGGTGCGGCTGGGTCGGGTCTACTCGAACCTCATGATCGACATGGTGGCCACCAACGCGAAGCTGCGGGGTCGGATGATCTCGATCCTGGTCGAGGCGACCGGATGCGCGGAGGAGATCTGCCGGCGGGCCCTCGACGAGGCCGACGGCGACCTGAAGACCGCCCTGGTGTCGCTCGTCTCCGGCGCCGAGGTGTCGGTCGCCCGGGCCGCCCTGGCCCGCTCCGCCGACCAGGTACGCGGCGCGCTCGCCCTGCTCGCCTCCTGA
- a CDS encoding sigma-70 family RNA polymerase sigma factor produces the protein MARNRATGASEGTVGNVDKNIGMRTDEVAEERDLVGVYLHEISRTPLLDAAKEVDLSKAIEAGLYAEHLLAEDRVPDGIGRDELERLVAEGERAKDLFIRANLRLVVSIARRYVRSGMPMLDLIQEGNTGLVRAVEKFDYERGYKFSTYATWWIRQAISRAIAQQERTVRLPVHLVEDVNRMRNVARQLTRELGSDPEPEQIAAALGVTVERVNELVRWSQDTVSLDTPVGDDGDTNLGDLVADSDAPSPEEIVLTGLERQRIEGLLNHLDDRSAGIMRARYGLEDGREHSLTEVASRFSLSRERIRQLEIQALGRLRELARAEGLQAA, from the coding sequence ATGGCAAGGAACCGGGCAACCGGCGCGAGCGAGGGGACCGTGGGCAACGTGGACAAGAACATCGGCATGCGAACCGACGAGGTCGCCGAGGAGCGCGACCTGGTCGGCGTCTACCTGCACGAGATCTCCCGGACACCGCTGCTGGACGCCGCCAAGGAGGTCGATCTCTCCAAGGCGATCGAGGCCGGCCTCTACGCCGAGCACCTGCTCGCCGAGGACCGCGTCCCGGACGGAATCGGACGGGACGAGCTGGAGCGGCTGGTCGCCGAGGGTGAGCGGGCCAAGGACCTGTTCATCCGGGCGAACCTGCGCCTGGTGGTGTCGATCGCCCGACGCTATGTGCGGTCCGGGATGCCCATGCTGGACCTGATCCAGGAGGGCAACACCGGCCTCGTCCGGGCGGTCGAGAAGTTCGACTACGAGCGGGGCTACAAGTTCTCCACCTACGCGACCTGGTGGATCCGCCAGGCGATCAGCCGGGCGATCGCCCAGCAGGAGCGCACCGTGCGGCTGCCGGTGCACCTGGTCGAGGACGTCAACCGGATGCGCAACGTGGCCCGGCAGCTCACCCGTGAGCTGGGCAGCGACCCCGAGCCGGAGCAGATCGCGGCGGCCCTCGGGGTGACCGTCGAGCGGGTCAACGAGCTGGTCCGGTGGTCGCAGGACACCGTGTCGCTGGACACGCCGGTCGGCGACGACGGCGACACCAACCTCGGTGACCTGGTCGCCGACAGCGACGCCCCGTCGCCGGAGGAGATCGTCCTCACCGGCCTGGAGCGGCAGCGGATCGAGGGCCTGCTCAACCACCTCGACGACCGGTCGGCCGGCATCATGCGGGCCCGGTACGGGCTGGAGGACGGCCGGGAGCACTCGCTCACCGAGGTGGCCTCGCGGTTCTCGCTCTCCCGGGAGCGGATCCGCCAGCTGGAGATCCAGGCGCTCGGCCGGCTCCGCGAGCTGGCCCGCGCCGAGGGGCTGCAGGCGGCCTGA
- a CDS encoding C40 family peptidase, with the protein MSSLRYTLRGLAVTVLSAALLAPAAVARAEPSAAELTRRIEKSSAELEHVVEAYNKLREEMKENRAAVAGLQERIAPLERQSEQSRADVGALAVTAYKTGGDLSTADALLRPDSAGTLLDRLDALDQLTRQRQQRIAGFAASQRALVAEKTRLDVTLSRQAAQARELTAGKKRIERDLARLYELRRQAYGRATEQPAARPGSADDAPAVSGRAGAAVRYAYGALGKPYRWGADGPDGYDCSGLTSAAWRAAGKSLPHNTRMQWGVVARISRAELRPGDLVFYSGLGHVALYVGGGQVIDAPSAGRNVLKRGMNLMPIQGYGRVR; encoded by the coding sequence TTGTCGTCCCTCAGATACACGCTGCGCGGCCTGGCCGTCACGGTGCTGTCCGCCGCGCTGCTCGCGCCCGCCGCGGTGGCCCGGGCCGAACCGTCCGCGGCGGAACTGACCCGGCGGATCGAGAAGTCCTCGGCCGAGCTGGAGCACGTGGTCGAGGCGTACAACAAGCTCCGGGAGGAGATGAAGGAGAACCGCGCGGCCGTCGCCGGGCTGCAGGAGCGCATCGCGCCGCTGGAGCGGCAGAGCGAGCAGAGCCGGGCCGACGTCGGCGCGCTGGCGGTGACCGCGTACAAGACCGGCGGCGACCTGAGCACCGCCGACGCGCTGCTGCGGCCCGACTCCGCCGGCACCCTGCTGGACCGGCTCGACGCCCTCGACCAGCTCACCCGGCAGCGGCAGCAGCGGATCGCCGGCTTCGCCGCCAGCCAGCGTGCGCTGGTCGCCGAGAAGACCCGACTGGACGTCACGCTCAGCCGGCAGGCGGCCCAGGCCCGGGAGCTGACGGCCGGGAAGAAGCGCATCGAGCGGGACCTGGCCCGCCTCTACGAGCTGCGCCGCCAGGCGTACGGCCGGGCCACCGAGCAGCCCGCCGCGCGGCCGGGCAGCGCCGACGACGCACCCGCCGTCTCCGGCCGGGCCGGCGCGGCGGTCCGCTACGCCTACGGCGCGCTGGGCAAGCCGTACCGGTGGGGCGCCGACGGCCCGGACGGCTACGACTGCTCCGGCCTCACCTCGGCGGCCTGGCGGGCGGCCGGCAAGTCACTGCCGCACAACACCCGGATGCAGTGGGGCGTGGTGGCCCGGATCAGCCGTGCCGAGTTGCGCCCCGGCGACCTCGTCTTCTACAGCGGTCTCGGCCACGTGGCGCTCTACGTCGGCGGCGGGCAGGTGATCGACGCGCCCAGCGCCGGTCGCAACGTGCTCAAGCGGGGCATGAACCTGATGCCCATCCAGGGCTACGGCCGGGTCCGCTGA
- a CDS encoding DUF6232 family protein, whose protein sequence is MNHDGATTRPPRPPRPAKVSAEKRNTLLYARPGIIVTVDRFTVGRNTWRVAELTHLHTTRGPHDRVAMRAVAASGAVIGGVGLLLGFTGGLQRLTAGAYLTLGVVFLLPVLLAAAGDRWRPPAYELWGWHRGTEVLLFSSDDERQFGQVSRALRRAREMNRYGGWEEPVASMDPWRPIR, encoded by the coding sequence GTGAACCACGATGGCGCCACGACCCGACCGCCGCGTCCGCCCCGACCCGCCAAGGTGAGCGCGGAGAAGAGGAACACGCTGCTCTACGCCCGCCCCGGGATCATCGTCACGGTCGACCGGTTCACCGTCGGCCGAAACACCTGGCGGGTCGCCGAGCTGACCCACCTGCACACCACCCGTGGGCCGCACGACCGGGTCGCGATGCGCGCGGTCGCCGCCAGCGGCGCGGTGATCGGCGGTGTCGGGCTGCTGCTCGGCTTCACCGGCGGCCTGCAGCGGCTGACCGCCGGGGCGTACCTCACCCTCGGGGTGGTGTTCCTGCTGCCGGTGCTGCTCGCCGCGGCCGGTGACCGGTGGCGGCCGCCGGCGTACGAGCTGTGGGGCTGGCACCGGGGCACCGAGGTGCTGCTGTTCAGCAGCGACGACGAGCGGCAGTTCGGCCAGGTGTCCCGGGCGTTGCGCCGGGCCCGGGAGATGAACCGCTACGGCGGCTGGGAGGAACCGGTCGCCTCGATGGACCCGTGGCGGCCGATCCGCTGA
- a CDS encoding DUF3817 domain-containing protein, producing the protein MGAALTRYRVIAWIVGVVLILLVVIGMPLKYGFDNPVVVETVGPAHGFLYMIYLVAAFDLSRRADWPLKRMLAVMLAGTVPFVSFYAERRVSSWVTAGRAGAVTERAVPASR; encoded by the coding sequence GTGGGCGCAGCCCTTACCCGGTACCGCGTGATCGCCTGGATCGTGGGCGTGGTGCTGATCCTGCTCGTGGTGATCGGCATGCCGCTGAAGTACGGCTTCGACAACCCGGTCGTGGTGGAGACGGTGGGCCCGGCGCACGGTTTCCTCTACATGATCTACCTGGTGGCCGCGTTCGACCTGTCCCGCCGGGCCGACTGGCCGCTGAAGCGGATGCTCGCCGTGATGCTGGCCGGCACCGTGCCGTTCGTCTCCTTCTACGCCGAGCGCCGGGTCAGCTCCTGGGTCACCGCCGGCCGTGCCGGGGCGGTCACCGAGCGGGCCGTGCCGGCCTCCCGCTGA
- a CDS encoding DUF6158 family protein, whose product MMTGSIRQDEFPSPEQRMPEWGGDQVHDMASTGVDDDGDLIGVDPAELADEDLIREMHSLHRTRLDTLRHASDSALANHLRRTAELETEYLARHPGREVDPSRLRDE is encoded by the coding sequence GTGATGACCGGATCGATACGACAGGACGAGTTCCCGAGCCCGGAGCAGCGGATGCCCGAGTGGGGTGGCGACCAGGTCCACGACATGGCGTCCACCGGCGTGGACGACGACGGCGACCTGATCGGCGTGGACCCCGCCGAGCTGGCCGACGAGGACCTGATCCGCGAGATGCACAGCCTGCACCGCACCCGGCTGGACACGCTGCGGCACGCGTCCGACTCGGCGTTGGCGAACCACCTGCGCCGCACCGCCGAGCTGGAGACCGAGTACCTCGCCCGGCACCCGGGCCGCGAGGTCGACCCGAGCCGGCTGCGGGACGAGTGA
- a CDS encoding DUF1360 domain-containing protein: MTDLRDKVARLRQAYAPNEYRPLGGYLAAMGTYAGVTGAIAGLVRLTGRPVPERPAMADVVLLCVATHKLSRLLSKDAVTSPLRAPFTRYDKPIGSGEVMEQVRDSGSSTRHAIGELLSCPFCLAVWVATGLTGGLVFAPRLTRLVATALTAVAASDFLQMAYAVAQQAAEGDEH, from the coding sequence GTGACCGACCTGAGGGACAAGGTGGCGCGGCTGCGCCAGGCGTACGCACCGAACGAGTACCGGCCGCTGGGCGGCTATCTGGCGGCGATGGGCACCTACGCGGGGGTGACCGGGGCGATCGCCGGCCTGGTCCGGTTGACCGGCCGGCCGGTGCCCGAGCGCCCCGCCATGGCCGACGTGGTGCTGCTCTGTGTGGCAACCCACAAGCTGAGCCGGCTGCTGTCCAAGGACGCGGTGACCAGCCCGCTGCGCGCCCCGTTCACCCGCTACGACAAGCCGATCGGCAGCGGCGAGGTGATGGAGCAGGTGCGCGACTCGGGCAGCTCCACCCGGCACGCCATCGGCGAGTTGCTCAGCTGCCCGTTCTGCCTGGCGGTCTGGGTGGCCACCGGGCTGACCGGCGGGCTGGTGTTCGCCCCACGGCTGACCCGGCTGGTCGCCACCGCGCTGACCGCGGTGGCCGCCTCGGACTTCCTCCAGATGGCGTACGCGGTGGCCCAGCAGGCCGCCGAGGGGGACGAGCACTGA
- a CDS encoding 3-deoxy-7-phosphoheptulonate synthase, with the protein MPTVTTPETDRVSDQRIDRVVPLTTPALLHHELPLDDTLASAVLAGRRAVGRVLDRADDRLLVVVGPCSVHDPAAALDYAHRLRVAADRLADDLLVVMRVYFEKPRSTVGWKGLINDPGLDGSGDVNSGLRTARALLLDVLRLGLPVGCEFLDPITPQYIADTVAWGAIGARTVESQVHRQLASGLSMPIGMKNRPDGSIATAVDAIRAAGVPHVFPGIDVSGTPAIMHTRGNADGHLVLRGGGGRPNYDAESVAGALELLRAAGLPERVVVDASHANSGKDHRNQPTVAADVAGQLAAGQRGIVGIMLESFLLPGRQDLDPTRELTYGQSVTDACMGWDTTAEVLDQLAAAVRTRRRTPAPTPA; encoded by the coding sequence ATGCCCACCGTGACGACCCCGGAGACCGATCGGGTCAGCGATCAGCGGATCGACCGCGTCGTGCCGTTGACCACCCCGGCCCTGCTGCACCACGAGCTGCCCCTGGACGACACGCTCGCCTCGGCCGTGCTGGCCGGCCGCCGCGCGGTCGGTCGGGTGCTGGACCGCGCGGACGACCGCCTGCTGGTGGTGGTCGGCCCGTGCTCGGTGCACGACCCGGCCGCCGCCCTGGACTACGCGCACCGGCTCCGCGTCGCGGCCGACCGCCTCGCCGACGACCTGCTGGTGGTGATGCGGGTCTACTTCGAGAAGCCGCGCTCAACGGTGGGCTGGAAGGGCCTGATCAACGATCCGGGGCTGGACGGCTCGGGCGACGTCAACAGCGGGCTGCGTACCGCCCGGGCGCTGCTGCTCGACGTGCTGCGGCTGGGTCTGCCGGTGGGTTGCGAGTTCCTCGATCCGATCACCCCGCAGTACATCGCCGACACGGTGGCCTGGGGCGCGATCGGCGCCCGCACGGTGGAGAGCCAGGTGCACCGGCAGCTCGCCTCCGGGCTGTCGATGCCGATCGGGATGAAGAACCGGCCGGACGGCAGTATCGCCACCGCGGTGGACGCCATCCGCGCCGCCGGGGTGCCGCACGTCTTCCCCGGCATCGACGTCTCCGGCACCCCGGCGATCATGCACACCCGGGGCAACGCCGACGGGCACCTGGTGCTGCGCGGCGGTGGCGGCCGGCCCAACTACGACGCGGAGTCGGTGGCCGGGGCGCTGGAGCTGCTCCGGGCGGCCGGGCTGCCCGAGCGCGTGGTGGTGGACGCCAGCCACGCCAACAGCGGCAAGGACCACCGCAACCAGCCGACCGTGGCCGCGGACGTGGCCGGCCAGCTCGCCGCCGGCCAGCGGGGCATCGTCGGGATCATGCTGGAGAGCTTCCTGCTCCCGGGCCGGCAGGACCTCGACCCCACCCGGGAGCTGACCTACGGGCAGTCGGTCACCGACGCCTGCATGGGCTGGGACACCACCGCCGAGGTCCTCGACCAGCTCGCCGCCGCCGTCCGCACCCGCCGCCGCACCCCCGCCCCCACCCCCGCCTGA
- a CDS encoding phosphodiesterase gives MSVPTGATARAGAALERAAATLTRLRRARLLHPLGRSFAGEVTIWGVAGPPTGVGMLDRPGRYPATVRLSRGVPTPDGWPDVLGLAVRMHRGEDRPFDLLVSSSRAAPVLRHLPLPRRRFAGTYSSIMSYRVGRRRIWLATLADPESVDLGRSLADVAAATRTDAPRLVLAVASAVGPWRPVGQVALGDQLSARTDAELAFDPIGNLPAGLRAAGPLAWIREHTYRGSRRARGARVQSGGSLGVTV, from the coding sequence ATGTCCGTCCCGACCGGCGCCACCGCCCGGGCCGGTGCCGCCCTGGAACGGGCCGCCGCCACCCTGACCCGGCTCCGCCGCGCCCGCCTGCTGCATCCGCTCGGCCGCTCGTTCGCCGGCGAGGTCACCATCTGGGGCGTGGCCGGGCCGCCGACCGGAGTCGGGATGCTCGACCGGCCCGGCCGTTACCCGGCCACGGTCCGGCTGTCGCGGGGCGTGCCCACCCCGGACGGCTGGCCGGACGTGCTCGGCCTGGCGGTACGGATGCACCGCGGCGAGGACCGGCCGTTCGACCTGCTGGTCAGCTCCAGCCGCGCGGCGCCGGTGCTGCGCCACCTGCCGCTGCCCCGGCGGCGGTTCGCCGGCACGTACAGCTCGATCATGTCCTACCGGGTGGGCCGGCGGCGGATCTGGCTGGCCACGCTGGCCGACCCGGAATCGGTGGACCTGGGCCGGAGCCTGGCCGACGTGGCGGCGGCGACCCGAACGGACGCGCCGCGACTGGTGCTCGCGGTCGCGTCGGCGGTCGGGCCGTGGCGGCCGGTCGGCCAGGTCGCGCTCGGCGACCAGCTCAGCGCCCGGACGGACGCCGAGCTGGCCTTCGACCCGATCGGCAACCTGCCGGCCGGCCTGCGGGCGGCCGGGCCGCTGGCCTGGATACGCGAACACACCTACCGCGGCTCGCGCCGGGCGCGCGGCGCCCGGGTTCAGTCCGGCGGTTCGCTCGGCGTCACCGTCTGA
- a CDS encoding M16 family metallopeptidase codes for MPDSGFPWPIETTRLDNGLRVVVSEDRTAPAVAVNLWYDVGSRHEPEGQTGFAHLFEHLMFEGSINVAKTEHMKLVQGSGGSLNATTNPDRTNYFETVPAEHLELALWLEADRMGGLVPALTQETLDNQRDVVKNERRQRYENVPYGDAWLRLLPLLYPPGHPYHHATIGSMADLNAADLATFQAFHRTYYAPNNAVLTVVGDASAAEVFALADKYFGAIPARADIPSAPDGRVVPATGRPAVDTVTGDVPAPRVYVAHRTYPFGSPGYDVLTVLATVLGSGRGSRLYQRLADGERIAQPDLVGAYGVDLAHAPAPLIATATARPGVTGERLAAGLAEVVDELATVPVTATELERAKALLTTAWWRQMSTVDGRADTLGRYATQFGDPAKAGERLPAWLAVTAEQIAEAAAEVLGAADRVTLTYLPEETS; via the coding sequence ATGCCCGACAGCGGTTTCCCCTGGCCCATCGAGACGACCCGACTGGACAACGGCCTGCGCGTGGTGGTGAGCGAGGACCGCACCGCCCCCGCGGTCGCGGTGAACCTCTGGTACGACGTCGGCTCCCGGCACGAACCGGAGGGGCAGACCGGCTTCGCCCACCTCTTCGAGCACCTGATGTTCGAGGGCTCGATCAACGTGGCGAAGACCGAGCACATGAAGCTGGTGCAGGGTTCGGGCGGCTCCCTGAACGCCACCACCAACCCGGACCGCACCAACTACTTCGAGACGGTCCCGGCCGAGCACCTGGAACTGGCGCTCTGGCTGGAGGCCGACCGGATGGGCGGCCTGGTGCCGGCGCTGACCCAGGAGACCCTGGACAACCAGCGCGACGTGGTGAAGAACGAGCGGCGGCAACGCTACGAGAACGTCCCGTACGGCGACGCCTGGCTGCGGCTGCTGCCCCTGCTCTATCCGCCCGGGCATCCGTACCACCACGCCACGATCGGTTCGATGGCCGACCTGAACGCCGCCGACCTGGCCACCTTCCAGGCCTTCCACCGGACCTACTACGCGCCGAACAACGCGGTGCTCACGGTGGTCGGCGACGCCTCCGCCGCCGAGGTCTTCGCGCTGGCCGACAAGTACTTCGGTGCCATCCCGGCCCGGGCCGACATCCCGTCCGCGCCGGACGGGCGGGTCGTTCCGGCCACCGGCCGGCCCGCCGTCGACACGGTCACCGGCGACGTGCCCGCGCCCCGGGTGTACGTGGCCCACCGCACCTACCCCTTCGGCAGCCCCGGCTACGACGTGCTCACCGTGCTCGCCACCGTCCTCGGCAGCGGTCGGGGCAGCCGGCTCTACCAGCGGCTCGCCGACGGCGAGCGGATCGCGCAGCCGGACCTGGTCGGGGCGTACGGGGTGGACCTGGCGCACGCCCCGGCGCCGCTGATCGCCACCGCCACCGCCCGCCCCGGGGTGACCGGCGAGCGGTTGGCCGCCGGGCTGGCCGAGGTGGTCGACGAACTGGCCACCGTGCCGGTCACCGCCACCGAACTGGAGCGAGCCAAGGCGCTGCTGACCACCGCCTGGTGGCGACAGATGTCCACCGTGGACGGACGGGCGGACACGCTGGGCCGCTACGCCACCCAGTTCGGCGACCCGGCGAAGGCCGGCGAGCGGCTGCCGGCCTGGCTCGCGGTGACCGCCGAGCAGATCGCCGAGGCCGCCGCCGAGGTGCTCGGCGCCGCCGACCGGGTGACCCTGACCTACCTGCCCGAGGAGACGTCATGA
- a CDS encoding M16 family metallopeptidase: protein MTLIGHRPGPGAARPYRFPPVVRRAVAGGQVVAAHLPGQNLAVALLLLDAGAAREPVGKEGLAGVLAKALEEGTAQRDATAYALAIEALGTELVTGLDWDSFQVSVQVPVDRLSAAVELLAEAVRTPRLDPTDVRRVRDDEATALRMDWANPGPRADKALRADLFGAENRWGRPMYGDPNSVAALDPEDVTVFHSEWFIRPGTLIVVGDLDRLDLDALGATAFAGAGGGPVDRGGPIQVPFREGRRIILVDRPGSVQSTLRLGHPSPHRAHPDHVPMTLAGTVLGGAFTSRLNHLIREVRGYTYGIRGDFASSRRFGRFAVSSGVQTAVTAPALVEAVGEITRTQAGGVTEDELAVARSWRAGQLSVELQSPRAIASALTTLVVHDLPDDYHARLRESLLAADVDQVSAAAATHLRPESLTLVVEGDAAVIRDELVATGLGEVVSATP, encoded by the coding sequence ATGACCCTGATCGGACACCGTCCCGGCCCGGGCGCCGCCCGCCCGTACCGGTTCCCGCCGGTGGTCCGCCGCGCCGTGGCCGGCGGTCAGGTCGTCGCCGCGCACCTGCCCGGGCAGAACCTCGCCGTCGCCCTGCTGCTGCTCGACGCCGGCGCGGCGCGCGAACCGGTCGGCAAGGAGGGGCTCGCCGGGGTGCTGGCCAAGGCCCTGGAGGAGGGCACCGCGCAGCGCGACGCCACGGCGTACGCGCTGGCGATCGAGGCCCTCGGCACCGAGCTGGTGACCGGGCTGGACTGGGACTCCTTCCAGGTCAGCGTGCAGGTGCCGGTGGACCGGCTGAGCGCCGCCGTGGAACTGCTCGCCGAGGCCGTGCGGACACCCCGGCTCGACCCGACCGACGTGCGCCGGGTCCGCGACGACGAGGCGACCGCGCTGCGGATGGACTGGGCCAACCCGGGCCCGCGCGCCGACAAGGCGCTGCGCGCCGACCTGTTCGGCGCCGAGAACCGCTGGGGCCGCCCGATGTACGGCGACCCGAACTCGGTCGCCGCGCTCGACCCGGAGGACGTCACGGTCTTCCACTCCGAGTGGTTCATCCGGCCCGGCACGCTGATCGTGGTCGGTGACCTCGACCGGCTCGACCTGGACGCGCTCGGCGCGACGGCGTTCGCCGGCGCCGGTGGCGGACCGGTCGACCGGGGCGGACCGATCCAGGTGCCCTTCCGGGAGGGCCGGCGGATCATCCTCGTGGACCGGCCCGGCTCGGTCCAGTCCACGCTGCGGCTGGGGCACCCGTCGCCGCACCGCGCCCACCCCGACCACGTGCCGATGACGCTCGCCGGCACGGTGCTCGGTGGGGCGTTCACCTCCCGGCTCAACCACCTGATCCGCGAGGTGCGCGGCTACACGTACGGCATCCGGGGCGACTTCGCCTCGTCCCGGCGGTTCGGCCGGTTCGCGGTCAGCTCCGGGGTGCAGACAGCGGTGACCGCGCCGGCCCTGGTCGAGGCGGTCGGCGAGATCACCCGTACCCAGGCCGGCGGGGTGACCGAGGACGAGCTGGCGGTGGCCCGCTCCTGGCGGGCCGGTCAGCTCTCGGTCGAACTGCAGAGCCCGCGGGCGATCGCCTCCGCGCTGACCACGCTGGTGGTGCACGACCTGCCGGACGACTACCACGCCCGGCTGCGGGAGTCGCTGCTCGCCGCCGACGTCGACCAGGTGTCCGCCGCGGCGGCGACGCACCTGCGCCCGGAGTCGCTCACCCTGGTCGTGGAGGGGGACGCGGCGGTCATCCGGGACGAACTGGTGGCCACCGGCCTCGGCGAGGTGGTCTCCGCGACGCCCTGA